The genomic segment ATCCCGCTCAACACGTCGGGTCCTACCGGATGCAACTGAAACTCGAACAGGGTAACGACGCCGAAGTTTCCTCCTCCTCCGCGAATCGCCCAGAACAAATCGGGATTCTCCTGTGCATTTGCCCGCACAAGCTTGCCTTCAGCTGTGATTACGTCTGCAGACAGAAGGTTGTCGATGGACAATCCGTATTTGCGGGTAAGCCAACCGAAACCGCCGCCCAGGGTAAGTCCAGCCACACCCGTAGTCGAGTTGATTCCCAGCGGGGTTGCCAGCCCGAAGGTCTGTGCTTCGTGGTCGAAGTCCGCAAGGGTGGCCCCGGGTTCGACGTAAGCGCGACATGTTTCCGGATTCACCCGAACTGATTTCATAGCGGAGAGATCGATCATCAACCCATCGTCGCAGACCGCGTTTCCGGCGATATTGTGACCTCCACCCCGGACAGACAACAGCAAGTCGTGATCGCGCGCCAGTACGACTGAACGAATCACGTCAGCTACACCTGCACACCATACAATTAGGCCGGGTTTGCGATCTATCATGGCGTTCCAGACCGTGCGCGCGGTATCAAATCCCGGTTCGCCTGGCAGCAGGACCTTACCTCTTACCTGCGATTTGAATTTTTCGATCACTTCATTCTGAATTCCAGCCATAATGAAGGCCCCCCTTTCTTTAACGATACCCAATGTAAACTATATGTCCGTTTGGGTATTGGGTATATAGTAAAGTTCACGAAAACCAATGTCTCTGCATTTCTCTCAGGAATTCAACCGTAATAGGATATCCTAATTTCGATCCAATTACTGAATCAATTCCACATCGTGGACACAATGCGGTTTGCCCAACTCCTTTTTCGTCTTTGTCGATCCATTTCTCAATTTCTGGTGGTTGGAAAACCGCTGTGCAGTAAAAGCACCCGCATTGGTTACTTGCCAATGCTTTATCGCGGTGATTGTTCGAGTGTTTGTGCGCACTAAGGTAATCGGGTTTAGTCATAGTGCCGTCAGTACGAACAGTTATTTTTATTCTATGGCAGTACTTGTGTTAAAGTAATGGAAGCTGTTTTATTCTGTAAATCCTGCCAAAATGGATATTCTTATGTAACACAATTACTTCGTCGTTACCATCATTGTTTTTCTTCCCCCAATTTTCTATGACCTTTATCAATAGGAAATTTTTCGTGGGTTTCTGTGGTATGCCTCCAGTCGTTCATCGACTATCTTTTTCTCTTCCTCGATTAATTCAACGGAGTCCGCTTCAGCTGCTATGATATCCCAAATATTCTCAACGAGTTGAATCCTTTCCGGGATTAATAAATCAAGAATATCAGTTGTGGTCATTTTTTTTCATGCGATTAAGCTCTTTCATACTTTAATTATTTCAGCCGACATTTATTTGGATTCAGACTTCTTAGAATGGAATCAACCACTATTGCTCTTTCTTCAACTGGCAGCGATAGTGCTTCTGCCATCAAGCTTTTCGTTTTCATCACGGTTCTCCTATGGAAATATCCTGTATATATCTTTGCGATGTGCGGCACGTTGACAAACAAGTATTTGGTTATTTTTATCAATGGTTATTCCAATTCTATAATCTCCCAGATGGATTTTGTATTTGTCTGGGTAACCTGTCATGCGTTCAATATATCCGAGCTCAAATGGATGGAAGATAACAACTCATCAAAAACTATCTTTTCAGCCTTAACCTGTATGTCTTTGGGCAACCTGGAGAGTTCTTTAAGAAAACGTTTTGTATATTCAACTTTCCACATGCTATTTTAACGATTGATAATATTTTCTTGCATCCTCAATTGAAAATCGCTCATCATCTTTTGCCTCATCCATTAATTTTGATAATCCATAATTTTCTATTATCTCTTCTAACCGTACAAATTTCAATTGGTATTTGAACAGCAACAGGATTTTGATTTTCATCAATAACTATTTTTTTGTGAATTTTTAACATTTACACCTCCACAAGGTATTTGTTTATATTATTTATCACAAAATGTATTTTTCTTCTCTTGGATTCCCAACCTGAATTTGAGGGATTTTAAAGTGTTTTTCATCAGCATGGTAATAGTCATGGGCCCAACACCACCGGGAACAGGGGTTATGTATCCGGCAATTTCTTTAGCCGCATCAAAATCAACGTCACCTTTTAAAATGGGAACCATCTTTTTGGGGTCATCTTTACTGGGCTTTTCAC from the Candidatus Brocadia sp. genome contains:
- a CDS encoding cytoplasmic protein, with the protein product MTKPDYLSAHKHSNNHRDKALASNQCGCFYCTAVFQPPEIEKWIDKDEKGVGQTALCPRCGIDSVIGSKLGYPITVEFLREMQRHWFS
- a CDS encoding antitoxin yields the protein MTTTDILDLLIPERIQLVENIWDIIAAEADSVELIEEEKKIVDERLEAYHRNPRKISY